One genomic region from Halorussus rarus encodes:
- a CDS encoding NUMOD3 domain-containing DNA-binding protein gives MKRYRNGWWLEVKYWDEGLTQREIAEECGVSPRLIRKYMNRFDIPTREMRGENHPMHGRERTEEEKRKISESLDGRSLSDETRRKISEAQRGRELPENVREKIAESLEGLNRSEATRRKMSESTAGETNPNWRGGYSDRYGPGWSVARENILKRDEVCQHCGRDGTNHQLDVHHIIPVRVFRQADHLSLGDAHDERNLVLLCSRCHGRADHGQIEFDAPVELLFEPKRKGSSESGSTNSHPGGRAI, from the coding sequence GTGAAGCGATACCGCAACGGCTGGTGGCTCGAAGTCAAGTACTGGGACGAGGGACTCACCCAGCGCGAGATCGCCGAGGAGTGCGGTGTCTCACCGCGGCTGATACGGAAGTACATGAACCGATTCGACATTCCGACGCGAGAGATGCGCGGTGAGAACCATCCGATGCACGGCCGAGAGCGAACGGAGGAGGAGAAGCGGAAGATCTCGGAATCGCTCGATGGTCGGTCGCTTTCAGACGAGACTCGTCGGAAGATATCGGAGGCACAACGAGGCCGTGAACTACCCGAGAACGTCCGGGAGAAGATCGCCGAGTCGCTCGAGGGACTTAATCGGTCGGAGGCCACTCGTCGCAAGATGAGCGAATCGACCGCCGGGGAGACGAATCCGAACTGGCGTGGAGGGTACAGCGATCGGTACGGTCCCGGCTGGTCGGTCGCACGCGAGAACATTCTGAAACGAGATGAAGTGTGCCAACACTGTGGTCGCGATGGAACGAATCATCAACTCGACGTCCATCACATCATCCCGGTCAGAGTGTTTCGACAGGCCGACCATCTCTCTCTCGGGGACGCACACGACGAGCGAAATCTCGTCCTTCTGTGTAGCCGCTGCCACGGACGAGCAGATCACGGGCAAATCGAGTTCGATGCTCCGGTGGAGTTGCTCTTCGAGCCGAAACGAAAGGGAAGTTCCGAG
- a CDS encoding 3-hydroxyacyl-CoA dehydrogenase/enoyl-CoA hydratase family protein, which produces MEVEDINTVAVLGAGNMGHGIAEVAALAGYEVVLRDIKEEFVQNGYDQIEWSLGKLAEKDQLTDEEADAALDRVTPVVDFEEAVSDADFVIEAVPEKMDIKKDVYGELEEYAPDEAVFATNTSSLSITELSEVTERPERFCGMHFFNPPVRMQLVEVISGAHTDDEVLDLTEDLAESMGKTPVRVRKDSPGFIVNRVLVPLMNEAAWMVESGDYTIEEVDSATKFDMGLPMGSFELADQVGIDVGYHVLEYMHEVLGDAYEPCPLLAEKVEAEKLGKKSGEGFYDYENGGADIPTDAGSEDAVRRLQAVMANEVAKLVENDVSDPDAIDEAVMLGAGFPDGPAKLADETGLAALVDALDDLREETGAERYEVADYLREAAEEGGFYGGDEEGEEGAYDYDAIRVEKPGEMVGKVVLDRPHRMNTVSEELLDELGDAVDALTEDDEVRALLVVGEGDKAFSAGADVQSMAAGGGDPLASVELSKKGQDTFGKLEACPMPVVAGIDGYCLGGGMEMATCADMRIATDRSEFGQPEHNLGLLPGWGGTQRLKHVVGEGRAKEIIFTADRFEADTMAEYDFVNEVVSPDEFEDRAFELAADLAAGPPIAQKFTKRAMLAGRDDTDAGLEVESQAFGHLMNTDDLMEGVTAFMGDGEPDFQGK; this is translated from the coding sequence ATGGAGGTCGAAGATATCAACACCGTCGCGGTTCTCGGAGCGGGCAACATGGGCCACGGCATCGCCGAAGTCGCGGCCCTCGCCGGGTACGAGGTCGTCCTGCGCGACATCAAGGAGGAGTTCGTCCAGAACGGCTACGACCAGATCGAGTGGAGCCTCGGGAAGCTGGCCGAGAAGGACCAGCTCACCGACGAGGAGGCCGACGCGGCCCTCGACCGCGTGACGCCCGTCGTCGACTTCGAGGAGGCGGTCTCGGACGCAGACTTCGTCATCGAGGCCGTGCCCGAGAAGATGGACATCAAGAAGGACGTGTACGGCGAGCTCGAGGAGTACGCCCCCGACGAGGCGGTGTTCGCCACCAACACCTCCAGCCTCTCGATCACCGAGCTCTCGGAGGTCACCGAGCGCCCCGAGCGGTTCTGCGGGATGCACTTCTTCAACCCGCCGGTCCGGATGCAGCTCGTCGAGGTCATCTCGGGCGCCCACACCGACGACGAGGTGCTGGACCTGACCGAGGACCTCGCCGAGTCGATGGGCAAGACGCCCGTGCGAGTGCGCAAGGACAGCCCCGGATTCATCGTGAACCGCGTGCTCGTTCCCCTGATGAACGAGGCGGCCTGGATGGTCGAGTCGGGCGACTACACCATCGAGGAGGTCGACAGCGCGACCAAGTTCGACATGGGCCTGCCGATGGGGAGCTTCGAGCTCGCCGACCAGGTCGGCATCGACGTGGGCTACCACGTCCTCGAGTACATGCACGAGGTGCTGGGCGACGCCTACGAGCCGTGCCCGCTCCTCGCGGAGAAGGTCGAGGCCGAGAAGCTCGGCAAGAAGTCCGGCGAGGGCTTCTACGACTACGAGAACGGCGGCGCCGACATCCCGACCGACGCCGGGAGCGAGGACGCGGTCCGCCGGCTCCAGGCCGTGATGGCCAACGAGGTCGCCAAGCTGGTCGAGAACGACGTCTCGGACCCCGACGCCATCGACGAGGCCGTGATGCTGGGCGCGGGGTTCCCCGACGGCCCGGCGAAGCTGGCCGACGAGACCGGCCTCGCCGCGCTGGTCGACGCGCTCGACGACCTCCGCGAGGAGACCGGCGCCGAGCGCTACGAGGTCGCGGACTACCTCCGAGAGGCCGCCGAGGAGGGCGGCTTCTACGGCGGCGACGAGGAGGGCGAGGAGGGCGCGTACGACTACGACGCCATCCGGGTCGAGAAGCCCGGCGAGATGGTCGGCAAGGTCGTGCTCGACCGGCCCCACCGGATGAACACCGTCAGCGAGGAACTGCTGGACGAACTCGGCGACGCGGTCGACGCCCTGACCGAGGACGACGAGGTGCGCGCGCTGCTGGTCGTCGGCGAGGGCGACAAGGCGTTCTCGGCGGGCGCCGACGTCCAGAGCATGGCCGCCGGCGGGGGCGACCCCCTCGCGTCGGTCGAGCTCTCGAAGAAGGGCCAGGACACCTTCGGCAAGCTCGAGGCCTGCCCGATGCCCGTCGTGGCGGGCATCGACGGCTACTGCCTCGGCGGCGGGATGGAGATGGCGACCTGCGCGGACATGCGGATCGCCACCGACCGCTCGGAGTTCGGCCAGCCCGAGCACAACCTCGGCCTGCTCCCCGGCTGGGGCGGCACCCAGCGGCTGAAGCACGTCGTCGGCGAGGGCCGCGCCAAGGAGATCATCTTCACCGCCGACCGCTTCGAGGCCGACACCATGGCGGAGTACGACTTCGTCAACGAGGTCGTCTCGCCCGACGAGTTCGAGGACCGGGCGTTCGAGCTGGCGGCCGACCTCGCGGCCGGCCCGCCCATCGCCCAGAAGTTCACCAAGCGCGCGATGCTCGCGGGCCGCGACGACACCGACGCCGGCCTCGAGGTCGAGTCCCAGGCGTTCGGCCACCTCATGAACACCGACGACCTGATGGAGGGCGTCACGGCGTTCATGGGCGACGGTGAGCCGGACTTCCAAGGAAAGTGA
- a CDS encoding acyl-CoA dehydrogenase family protein — translation MDFGLSDEQKQIREEVRRFAENEIEPVAQEYDVEEEYPHEVMDKAAEMGMLGSIIPMEYGGAGYNNLESAIITEELFSVDPGIGLCVTSASFGAHAIMEFGTDDQKERFLSPVAAGDAIMGAAISEPDTGSDVSSVSTRAEKDGDEWVINGNKMWITNGSIGDYFVVLCQTDPDADGRYNGFSQIVVESDRDGFEADKITGKLGIRASDTAELILDDVRVPEDNLIGTQGMGFLQQMQFFDETRTAVAAQGVGIAKGACEAALSYAEEREQFGRPIGDFQAIQHKLADMHTRTEAARNLTYKAAWSVDQGEDITKLASMAKEFASRVAVDVADEAVQIHGGAGYVNDFPVERFYRDAKITQIYEGTTEIQKNIIARELMGKGF, via the coding sequence ATGGACTTCGGACTCTCCGACGAACAGAAGCAGATCCGCGAGGAAGTGCGGCGATTCGCCGAGAACGAGATCGAACCGGTCGCCCAGGAGTACGACGTCGAGGAGGAGTACCCCCACGAGGTCATGGACAAGGCCGCCGAGATGGGGATGCTGGGCTCGATCATCCCGATGGAGTACGGCGGCGCGGGCTACAACAACCTCGAGTCGGCCATCATCACCGAGGAACTGTTCTCGGTCGACCCCGGCATCGGCCTCTGTGTCACCTCGGCGTCGTTCGGCGCCCACGCCATCATGGAGTTCGGCACCGACGACCAGAAGGAGCGGTTCCTCTCGCCGGTCGCGGCCGGCGACGCCATCATGGGCGCGGCCATCTCGGAACCCGACACCGGCTCGGACGTCTCGTCGGTCTCGACCCGGGCCGAGAAGGACGGCGATGAATGGGTAATAAACGGAAACAAGATGTGGATCACCAACGGCTCGATCGGCGACTACTTCGTCGTGCTCTGCCAGACCGACCCCGACGCCGACGGCCGGTACAACGGCTTCAGCCAGATCGTCGTCGAGTCCGACCGCGACGGCTTCGAGGCCGACAAGATCACCGGCAAGCTCGGCATCCGGGCCTCCGACACGGCCGAGCTCATCCTCGACGACGTGCGCGTGCCCGAGGACAACCTCATCGGCACCCAGGGCATGGGCTTCCTCCAGCAGATGCAGTTCTTCGACGAGACCCGAACCGCGGTCGCCGCCCAGGGCGTCGGCATCGCCAAGGGCGCCTGCGAGGCCGCGCTCTCCTACGCCGAGGAGCGCGAGCAGTTCGGCCGGCCCATCGGCGACTTCCAGGCCATCCAGCACAAGCTCGCGGACATGCACACCCGGACCGAGGCCGCGCGCAACCTGACGTACAAGGCCGCCTGGAGCGTCGACCAGGGCGAGGACATCACGAAGCTCGCCAGCATGGCCAAGGAGTTCGCTTCCCGCGTGGCCGTCGACGTCGCAGACGAGGCGGTCCAGATCCACGGCGGGGCGGGCTACGTCAACGACTTCCCGGTCGAGCGGTTCTACCGCGACGCCAAGATCACCCAGATCTACGAGGGCACGACCGAGATCCAGAAGAACATCATCGCGCGCGAACTGATGGGCAAGGGGTTCTAG